From Actinopolymorpha cephalotaxi, one genomic window encodes:
- a CDS encoding metallophosphoesterase — protein sequence MNDNLGSPFGGDVTTAVERAAPLFNLVNGDLCYANLATDRIRTWSDWFNNNTRSARYRPWMPAAGNHENELGNGPVGYGAYQTYFSVPESGADPELRGLWYAFTAGSVRVISLNNDDVAYQDGGNSYIRGYSGGAQERWLERELARSRANPDIDWIVVCMHQVVVSTVDKFNGADLGIRERWVPLFDRYGVDLVVCGHEHHYERSHPVRGQQPNDTRTPVPVDTRTDVVDAGAGTVHMVIGGGGTSVPSNRLFFSPARCRVITGVGPADSSTGKKPPIYVVEDAPWSAVRDPDHAYGFAAFDVDPGRPGGHTTIKVTYNAVTGPYGTTTPVDSFTLTRPRKDRRP from the coding sequence GTGAACGACAATCTCGGTTCGCCGTTCGGTGGTGACGTCACGACGGCTGTGGAGCGCGCCGCACCTTTGTTCAACCTGGTCAATGGTGACCTGTGTTACGCGAACCTGGCCACCGACCGGATCCGTACCTGGTCGGACTGGTTCAACAACAACACCCGGTCGGCCCGTTACCGGCCGTGGATGCCGGCGGCCGGGAACCACGAGAACGAGTTGGGCAACGGCCCGGTTGGGTACGGCGCCTACCAGACGTACTTCAGCGTTCCCGAGTCTGGCGCGGATCCGGAGCTGCGTGGCCTGTGGTACGCCTTCACTGCCGGGTCGGTGCGGGTGATCAGTCTGAACAACGACGACGTGGCCTACCAGGACGGCGGTAACTCCTACATCCGCGGCTATTCCGGTGGCGCGCAGGAACGATGGCTGGAGCGTGAGCTCGCCCGGTCTCGTGCCAACCCGGACATCGACTGGATCGTGGTCTGCATGCACCAGGTTGTGGTGTCCACCGTCGACAAGTTCAACGGGGCGGATCTGGGGATCAGGGAGCGCTGGGTGCCGCTGTTCGACCGGTACGGCGTCGACCTGGTGGTGTGTGGGCACGAACACCACTACGAGCGGTCGCACCCGGTCCGCGGCCAGCAGCCCAATGACACCCGCACACCGGTTCCGGTCGACACCCGTACCGACGTGGTCGACGCCGGCGCGGGCACTGTGCACATGGTGATCGGCGGCGGTGGTACGTCCGTACCGTCCAACCGGCTGTTCTTCTCACCGGCCAGGTGCCGGGTGATCACCGGGGTCGGTCCGGCGGACTCGAGCACGGGGAAGAAGCCCCCGATCTACGTCGTGGAGGACGCGCCGTGGTCCGCCGTACGCGACCCTGACCACGCGTACGGGTTCGCCGCGTTCGACGTGGACCCCGGCCGTCCCGGCGGTCACACCACCATCAAGGTCACCTACAACGCGGTGACCGGGCCCTACGGGACCACCACGCCGGTCGACAGCTTCACCCTTACCCGTCCTCGGAAGGATCGTCGGCCGTGA
- a CDS encoding bifunctional YncE family protein/alkaline phosphatase family protein: MHVRRQRRRVTGGPSGLLGVRASRRTRIIAAGAATLAIAGGGIAQASTDFFGTDQVGQTTDKGLVVSSDQYLNPIGSRLVINNGKIMSSSVSPDGTHLAASVTDGGMALAIVDLKDYKVQQLVGNNAKADLRISGNDVGQEGPTYSPDGKQLWLGQINGYRRFTVNADGSLADPTFVSIPADGPKRALVGEAAFSADGKTVYSAVNGQNRVVAIDAASGTIQHSWAVGIAPRDLAMVGNKLYVSNEGGRPAEAGETTLNSYNTQVPTDPKTAATTTGTVSVIDLANPAADATSIDVGLHPTALYAKNGALFVTNTNSDTVSVIDTSSGKVVQTIATQPWPEAKVGYEPDAVTLTDDGHLLVTLGRANAVAVYRYTKPLEPVSYVGLLPTDYFPSEITTAGDDVLVSNTRGIDARRPNNPAGHATHDTTSSLQRFTLPNDNAIHGYTAKVFKQNGWIANSLALSAGKGGVAPVPVPVRLGDPSTIKHVFLIVKENHSYDQFFGDISQGNGDSSLTQYGENVTPNQHALAKQFGLYDNAYDVATNSAEGHNWIMQADNPEYSESSAGEYQRSYTTSDDALGHQRTGFLWTAAQAAGKTVRDFNEFQQYLTKPAGSTWQDFYCDARNMEKTGQDTTLPTYSSAAIPSLNDVTAHDFPGWDLSIPDIYRYEMWKKDFQKNGPAELNIMALINDHTGGPLNPAAQVADNDLALGRIVDTISHSKYWKDTAIFVVEDDTQDGLDHIDGHRAPVQVISPWAQHGTVDNHYYTQITMIRTIEQILGIHPMNQKDSAATPMASAFNDKPDNTPFNTVPNHTSLTLGLKTPPSCGEDVVASQYAKSQPSTTVPAGKKDVASKWATWKAKQHFTGTLAKADSANPEQMNHFTWYQTHGWIKPYPGETKIYAPDQVPGAYIPPTDTDN, from the coding sequence ATGCACGTCAGGCGCCAGCGCCGGCGCGTGACCGGAGGTCCTTCAGGGCTTCTCGGTGTACGAGCCAGCCGCCGGACCCGCATCATCGCGGCCGGCGCCGCCACCCTCGCGATCGCCGGCGGAGGCATCGCCCAAGCATCGACCGACTTCTTTGGAACCGATCAGGTAGGTCAGACCACCGACAAGGGCCTGGTGGTCTCCAGCGACCAGTACCTCAACCCGATCGGCAGCCGGCTCGTCATCAACAACGGCAAGATCATGTCGTCTTCGGTCAGCCCGGACGGTACCCACCTCGCGGCTTCGGTCACCGACGGCGGGATGGCCCTGGCCATCGTGGACCTGAAGGACTACAAGGTTCAGCAGCTCGTCGGCAACAACGCGAAGGCAGACCTGCGCATCAGCGGAAACGACGTGGGCCAGGAGGGCCCGACGTACTCCCCCGACGGCAAGCAGCTGTGGCTGGGCCAGATCAACGGTTACCGCAGGTTCACCGTGAACGCCGACGGCTCGCTCGCTGACCCGACGTTCGTCTCGATCCCGGCGGACGGGCCCAAGCGCGCGCTGGTGGGCGAGGCGGCCTTCTCCGCCGACGGCAAGACCGTCTACTCCGCCGTCAACGGCCAGAACCGAGTTGTGGCCATCGACGCCGCCTCCGGCACCATCCAGCACAGCTGGGCGGTGGGCATCGCCCCGCGCGACCTCGCCATGGTCGGGAACAAGCTCTACGTCAGCAACGAGGGCGGCCGGCCGGCCGAGGCCGGCGAGACCACGCTCAACTCCTACAACACCCAGGTGCCGACCGACCCGAAGACCGCTGCGACCACGACCGGGACGGTCAGCGTCATCGACCTGGCGAACCCGGCCGCCGACGCCACGAGCATCGACGTCGGTCTGCACCCCACCGCCCTGTACGCCAAGAACGGTGCGTTGTTCGTCACGAACACCAACAGCGACACCGTCTCGGTCATCGACACCTCCAGCGGCAAGGTCGTTCAGACGATCGCGACCCAGCCCTGGCCCGAGGCCAAGGTGGGTTACGAGCCGGACGCCGTGACCCTCACCGACGACGGCCACCTGCTGGTGACCCTGGGTCGCGCCAACGCGGTCGCGGTCTACCGCTACACCAAGCCACTGGAGCCGGTCAGCTACGTCGGTCTGCTCCCGACCGACTACTTCCCGTCGGAGATCACCACCGCCGGCGACGACGTACTGGTCTCCAATACCCGCGGGATCGACGCCCGCCGCCCCAACAACCCCGCCGGGCATGCCACCCACGACACGACGTCCAGCCTGCAGCGGTTCACCCTGCCGAACGACAACGCGATTCACGGCTACACGGCCAAGGTCTTCAAGCAGAACGGCTGGATCGCCAACTCGCTCGCGCTGAGCGCCGGCAAGGGCGGCGTCGCACCGGTGCCGGTTCCGGTACGCCTGGGCGACCCGTCGACCATCAAGCACGTCTTCCTGATCGTCAAGGAGAACCACTCCTACGACCAGTTCTTCGGCGACATCTCACAGGGCAACGGCGACTCGTCGCTGACCCAGTACGGCGAGAACGTGACGCCGAACCAGCACGCCCTCGCCAAGCAGTTCGGGCTGTACGACAACGCCTACGACGTCGCCACCAACTCCGCCGAGGGCCACAACTGGATCATGCAGGCCGACAACCCGGAGTACAGCGAATCCTCGGCCGGTGAGTACCAGCGCAGCTACACCACCTCCGACGACGCGCTCGGCCACCAGCGGACCGGCTTCCTCTGGACCGCTGCACAGGCGGCAGGCAAGACCGTGCGAGACTTCAACGAGTTCCAGCAGTACCTGACCAAGCCGGCCGGCTCGACGTGGCAGGACTTTTACTGCGACGCGAGGAACATGGAGAAGACCGGGCAGGACACCACCCTTCCCACCTACTCTTCCGCGGCGATCCCGTCGCTCAACGACGTCACAGCCCACGACTTCCCAGGATGGGACCTTTCCATCCCGGACATCTACCGGTACGAGATGTGGAAGAAGGACTTCCAGAAGAACGGGCCTGCCGAGCTCAACATCATGGCGCTCATCAACGACCACACCGGCGGTCCCCTCAACCCCGCCGCTCAAGTCGCCGACAACGACCTCGCGCTCGGGCGGATCGTCGACACCATCTCGCACAGCAAGTACTGGAAGGACACGGCGATCTTCGTCGTCGAGGACGACACCCAGGACGGCCTCGACCACATCGACGGCCACCGCGCCCCGGTCCAGGTCATCAGCCCTTGGGCCCAGCACGGCACCGTTGACAACCACTACTACACCCAGATCACGATGATCCGCACGATCGAGCAGATCCTCGGGATCCACCCGATGAACCAGAAGGACAGCGCGGCCACACCGATGGCGTCGGCGTTCAACGACAAGCCCGACAACACGCCGTTCAACACCGTGCCCAACCACACCTCGCTGACCCTGGGCCTGAAAACCCCGCCATCCTGCGGTGAGGACGTCGTCGCGTCGCAGTACGCCAAGTCCCAACCGTCCACCACGGTTCCGGCAGGCAAGAAGGACGTCGCGTCCAAGTGGGCGACCTGGAAGGCCAAACAGCACTTCACCGGAACCCTCGCCAAGGCCGACTCCGCCAACCCCGAGCAGATGAACCACTTCACGTGGTACCAGACGCACGGGTGGATCAAGCCCTACCCCGGTGAGACAAAGATCTACGCACCGGACCAGGTGCCGGGCGCCTACATCCCCCCGACGGACACCGACAACTAA
- a CDS encoding alkaline phosphatase family protein: MSRSTLLRCLALVAVALGGVLALPADDAESAPRPAVRHVFVINLENKGYEETFGPSSPAPYLSGDLRAKGQLLSQYYGTAHNSLPNYVAQISGQGPSKQTQGDCQIYSGFAAAGTAEPQQAVGDGCVYPRSVRTVADQLEAKRLTWRGYMEDMSTPCRHPQPNEPDDTQKARPGDQYAARHNPFVYFHSVIDSPSCAKNDVDLKELTTDLRSVATTPNLSYITPNLCNDAHDSPCADGRPGGLAAADEWLKVWVPRILASPAYSQDGMLVVTFDEADTGSPNGAAACCGEGPGPNTPLPGIYGMGGGRTGALVLSPFVTPGSWNNTAYNHYSLLRTVEDTFGLSPLGYAQQARGFGLDVFGAAR; the protein is encoded by the coding sequence GTGTCCCGAAGTACTCTGCTCCGCTGTCTCGCCTTGGTGGCCGTCGCGCTCGGTGGTGTGCTCGCTCTTCCCGCCGACGACGCCGAGAGCGCGCCGCGCCCGGCCGTGCGCCACGTGTTCGTCATCAACCTGGAGAACAAGGGCTACGAGGAGACGTTCGGGCCGTCGTCGCCGGCGCCGTACCTGAGCGGTGACCTCCGCGCGAAGGGGCAACTCCTGTCGCAGTACTACGGCACGGCGCACAACAGCCTGCCGAACTACGTCGCACAGATCAGCGGCCAGGGCCCGAGCAAGCAGACACAGGGCGACTGCCAGATCTACTCCGGCTTCGCCGCCGCCGGGACGGCCGAACCGCAGCAGGCCGTGGGTGATGGCTGCGTGTATCCGCGGTCGGTAAGGACGGTGGCCGACCAACTCGAGGCGAAGCGGCTAACTTGGCGTGGCTACATGGAGGACATGAGTACGCCCTGCCGCCATCCGCAGCCGAACGAACCGGACGACACGCAGAAGGCCCGCCCCGGCGACCAGTACGCCGCCCGACACAACCCCTTCGTGTACTTTCACTCGGTCATCGATTCGCCGTCCTGCGCGAAGAACGACGTGGACCTGAAAGAGCTGACAACTGACCTGCGGTCGGTCGCGACCACGCCAAACCTTTCGTACATCACTCCCAACCTTTGCAACGACGCTCACGACAGTCCCTGTGCCGACGGACGTCCCGGCGGCCTGGCGGCCGCTGACGAGTGGTTGAAGGTGTGGGTACCGAGGATCTTGGCCTCGCCCGCGTACTCCCAGGACGGGATGCTGGTTGTGACATTCGACGAAGCCGACACCGGCTCCCCAAACGGCGCGGCCGCGTGCTGTGGTGAAGGGCCCGGACCGAACACACCGCTACCCGGCATCTACGGCATGGGCGGTGGCCGGACCGGCGCGCTTGTCCTGTCGCCGTTCGTGACGCCCGGCTCGTGGAACAACACTGCGTACAACCACTACTCCCTGCTGCGGACCGTGGAGGATACGTTCGGGCTGTCACCGCTGGGGTACGCGCAGCAGGCCCGCGGCTTCGGCCTCGACGTGTTCGGGGCGGCCCGATGA
- a CDS encoding alkaline phosphatase family protein, with translation MTPGRGVSRRDVLAGATAVVAGAGALGASRAHTAAAATSLPDPSTSGIDHIVVLMMENRSFDHYLGWLPGADGKQAGLTYLDRQGTRHRTHHLGDYQGCTHPDPDHSYEGGRVQLNGGRCDGWLRSGDNDEFAIGYYTQDDLSFYGSAARYWTTFDRYFSATMAETYPNRFYQHSAQTDRIHNSTDLATMPTIWDRLADAGVPRAYYYVDVPFLALYGSKYLPIARPWPRFLADAATGDLPAVSFLDPKFLDEGTGTSADDHPHADIRAGQSFLNQVYEAVTGGPAWSRTALVINYDEWGGFFDHVPPGVVPDARPDLGTGLRGFRTPCLLVSPRSPRSHVVHADYDHTSVLKMIEWRWSLPPLTERDAAANNLAEALDFTRPPDLTAPRWKVPTITGMACTPGPYADYEDWKRLAGLARTLGWRTGG, from the coding sequence ATGACGCCCGGGCGCGGCGTGAGCCGCAGGGACGTGCTGGCCGGAGCCACGGCTGTTGTTGCCGGGGCCGGGGCGCTGGGTGCGTCGAGGGCTCACACCGCCGCCGCTGCGACGAGCCTGCCCGATCCGTCGACGTCGGGCATCGACCACATCGTCGTGTTGATGATGGAGAACCGGTCCTTCGACCACTATCTTGGCTGGCTTCCGGGGGCGGACGGGAAACAGGCCGGGCTCACCTACCTGGACCGGCAGGGGACCAGGCACCGGACCCACCACCTGGGCGACTACCAGGGCTGCACGCACCCCGACCCGGACCACTCCTACGAGGGTGGCCGGGTGCAGCTCAACGGTGGACGCTGCGACGGCTGGCTCCGCTCTGGCGACAACGACGAGTTTGCGATCGGCTACTACACACAGGACGACCTGAGCTTCTACGGCAGCGCCGCGAGGTACTGGACGACCTTCGACCGGTACTTCTCGGCCACCATGGCCGAGACGTACCCGAACCGCTTCTACCAGCACAGCGCGCAGACCGACCGCATCCACAACTCCACCGACCTCGCAACCATGCCCACGATCTGGGACCGGCTCGCCGACGCCGGCGTGCCGCGGGCGTACTACTACGTCGACGTGCCGTTCCTGGCGCTGTACGGCAGCAAGTACCTTCCGATCGCCCGCCCGTGGCCGCGGTTCCTGGCCGACGCGGCAACCGGCGACCTCCCAGCCGTGTCCTTCCTCGACCCGAAGTTCCTGGACGAAGGTACCGGCACCTCTGCGGACGACCACCCGCACGCGGATATCCGCGCCGGGCAGTCCTTCCTCAACCAGGTCTACGAGGCGGTCACCGGCGGCCCGGCCTGGTCGCGTACCGCACTGGTCATCAACTACGACGAGTGGGGCGGATTCTTCGACCACGTCCCCCCCGGGGTGGTGCCGGACGCCCGCCCCGACCTGGGCACGGGCCTGCGGGGCTTCCGTACGCCCTGCCTGCTCGTCTCACCGCGCTCACCCCGAAGCCACGTGGTCCACGCCGACTACGACCACACGTCGGTCTTAAAGATGATCGAGTGGCGTTGGAGCCTCCCCCCGCTGACCGAGCGCGACGCCGCGGCCAACAACCTGGCCGAAGCTCTCGACTTCACCCGGCCGCCGGACCTCACCGCACCCCGATGGAAGGTGCCCACCATCAC